Proteins from a single region of Candidatus Parcubacteria bacterium:
- the dnaJ gene encoding molecular chaperone DnaJ (Derived by automated computational analysis using gene prediction method: Protein Homology. GO_function: GO:0005515 - protein binding [Evidence IEA]; GO_process: GO:0006457 - protein folding [Evidence IEA]; GO_process: GO:0009408 - response to heat [Evidence IEA]) — protein sequence MAKDYYKILGVEKNASEAEIKNAFRKKAHEYHPDKGGDEEKFKEVNEAYQVLKDQDRRRKYDQFGDAAFSGGGGGGFNWSDFQGGINMDDLFGGFSDIFGFGNARGGGRRQPQRGRDLELTLNLSFKESVFGLEKEVSFSKQTTCAHCHGDGAEPGSKVENCPTCQGKGYVIGISRTVLGNIQTKNSCPQCQGEGKIYSQKCSQCGGDGLVKKDIKVKVRVPAGISDGETIRLSGYGDDGYLGGSAGDLYLQVQVAPDKKFKRDGYDIRTDLKINIKQAILGDKVEVETVYGPVILKIPAGTQPGTVFKLRNKGFPKLNGFGQGEHFVTVKVEIPKNISRQDEKIIKELKV from the coding sequence ATGGCAAAAGATTATTACAAAATTTTAGGGGTTGAAAAAAACGCCAGTGAAGCGGAAATTAAAAATGCTTTTCGCAAAAAGGCTCATGAATATCACCCCGATAAAGGTGGTGATGAAGAGAAATTTAAAGAAGTCAATGAGGCTTATCAGGTTTTAAAAGATCAAGATAGGCGTCGCAAATATGACCAATTTGGGGACGCGGCCTTTTCTGGTGGTGGCGGCGGCGGCTTCAACTGGTCGGACTTTCAAGGCGGTATTAATATGGATGATTTATTCGGGGGCTTCTCTGATATTTTTGGCTTTGGTAATGCACGTGGTGGTGGACGGCGGCAGCCCCAGCGCGGCCGCGACCTGGAGTTGACCCTTAATTTAAGTTTCAAAGAATCGGTTTTTGGTTTAGAAAAGGAAGTCTCTTTTAGTAAGCAGACCACTTGCGCCCATTGTCACGGTGACGGCGCGGAGCCGGGTTCTAAAGTGGAAAATTGTCCTACTTGCCAAGGCAAGGGCTACGTTATTGGCATCTCCCGCACCGTTTTGGGTAATATCCAAACAAAAAATTCCTGCCCCCAATGCCAGGGCGAAGGGAAAATCTATAGTCAGAAATGTTCTCAGTGTGGCGGCGATGGTTTAGTTAAAAAGGATATTAAAGTAAAGGTGCGGGTTCCGGCGGGGATCTCGGACGGTGAAACAATTCGTCTTTCCGGTTACGGCGATGATGGTTATTTAGGCGGCTCGGCTGGCGATCTTTACTTACAGGTCCAAGTGGCTCCGGATAAGAAATTCAAAAGGGATGGTTATGATATTAGAACTGACCTCAAAATTAACATTAAGCAGGCCATTTTAGGGGATAAGGTGGAGGTGGAAACTGTTTACGGTCCGGTAATCTTGAAAATTCCGGCCGGCACTCAGCCGGGGACAGTTTTCAAACTTCGAAATAAGGGCTTCCCCAAGCTTAATGGCTTTGGTCAAGGAGAGCATTTTGTCACCGTCAAAGTGGAAATCCCGAAGAATATTAGCCGTCAGGATGAAAAAATTATCAAGGAGCTTAAGGTTTAA
- the dnaK gene encoding molecular chaperone DnaK (Derived by automated computational analysis using gene prediction method: Protein Homology. GO_function: GO:0005524 - ATP binding [Evidence IEA]; GO_function: GO:0016887 - ATP hydrolysis activity [Evidence IEA]; GO_process: GO:0006457 - protein folding [Evidence IEA]): MSKILGIDLGTTNSAMAIMEGGSPKILENIEGMRTTPSVVANSKAGERLVGAAAKRQAVINPEQTVYAVKRLMGRKFDDADVQNDLKTTSYKIVQSGSGVKIKLGDKEYTPQEVSAMILSKLKADAEAKIGEKITEAIITVPAYFDDAQRQATKDAGTIAGLEVKRIINEPTAAALAYGFDKKQGQQAVVYDLGGGTFDVSVLDISSDTVEVKATNGDTHLGGEDFDKRIIDWIIESFKKDEGIDLSKDPLALQRIKESAEKAKIELSTAQETEINQPFIATDENGPKHLVKKIARAELESLVEDLVDKTLEPCKKALADAGFKVSDIEEVILVGGMTRMPLVMKKVKEFFGKEPNLSVNPDEVVALGAAVQAGVLQGDVKDVLLLDVTPLTLGIETMGGVATPLIDRNTTIPTSKSQIFSTAADGQTSVEIHIVQGERPMSADNKTLGRFILDGIPTAPRGVPQIEVKFDIDANGILNVSATDKATNKQQKITITASSGLSKEEVEKMKHEAEVHAEEDKKKKESVELNNQADSVVFSTEKMLKESGDKMKAEDKTELEKEVGELKKAKEANDVEGIKKQLEAVNRVAQKIGAAMYEQSATEAKTDDNQNQSEPKTDGEEPVVEGEVEDKK; this comes from the coding sequence ATGAGCAAAATACTAGGAATTGATTTGGGTACTACCAATAGTGCCATGGCCATCATGGAAGGCGGCAGTCCTAAAATCTTAGAAAACATTGAAGGTATGCGCACCACTCCATCAGTGGTAGCAAATTCTAAAGCTGGTGAGCGCTTAGTCGGTGCTGCGGCTAAACGCCAAGCGGTCATTAACCCAGAGCAGACCGTTTACGCCGTTAAGCGTTTAATGGGCCGCAAGTTTGATGATGCCGACGTCCAAAACGATTTAAAAACAACTTCTTATAAGATTGTTCAATCCGGCTCTGGCGTCAAAATTAAGCTCGGTGATAAAGAATATACACCACAAGAGGTTTCGGCGATGATTTTAAGTAAATTGAAGGCGGATGCGGAGGCCAAGATTGGTGAAAAAATTACCGAGGCGATTATTACCGTTCCGGCTTATTTCGATGATGCGCAAAGACAAGCCACTAAAGATGCCGGCACCATTGCTGGTTTAGAAGTGAAGAGAATTATCAATGAGCCCACCGCTGCGGCCTTAGCTTATGGTTTTGATAAAAAACAAGGGCAGCAAGCGGTCGTCTATGATTTAGGCGGCGGGACTTTTGATGTTTCTGTCTTAGATATTTCTTCGGACACTGTTGAGGTAAAAGCCACTAATGGCGACACCCATTTAGGCGGGGAAGATTTTGATAAGCGCATTATTGATTGGATTATTGAAAGTTTTAAAAAGGATGAAGGGATTGACCTTTCTAAAGATCCGCTCGCTCTACAGCGAATTAAAGAATCAGCGGAAAAAGCGAAGATTGAACTCTCCACCGCGCAGGAAACCGAAATTAATCAACCTTTTATTGCTACCGATGAAAACGGTCCGAAGCACTTAGTCAAGAAAATCGCCCGTGCTGAACTAGAATCTTTAGTTGAAGATTTGGTTGATAAAACTTTAGAGCCCTGTAAGAAAGCTTTAGCTGACGCTGGTTTTAAAGTTAGCGATATTGAAGAAGTAATTTTAGTTGGCGGCATGACTCGGATGCCTTTGGTGATGAAAAAAGTTAAAGAATTCTTTGGCAAAGAGCCAAACCTCAGTGTTAATCCTGATGAAGTTGTAGCTTTAGGGGCCGCGGTTCAAGCCGGAGTTTTACAGGGTGATGTTAAAGATGTTCTGCTCTTAGATGTAACGCCTTTAACCTTAGGAATTGAAACGATGGGCGGGGTCGCGACGCCTTTAATTGATCGCAACACGACGATCCCGACCTCTAAGTCGCAAATTTTCTCTACTGCCGCTGACGGCCAGACTAGTGTTGAAATTCACATTGTTCAAGGAGAAAGGCCAATGTCCGCTGATAACAAAACTCTCGGCCGCTTTATTTTAGACGGCATTCCGACCGCTCCTCGAGGTGTTCCGCAAATTGAAGTTAAGTTTGATATTGATGCCAATGGGATTTTGAATGTCAGTGCGACTGATAAGGCAACGAACAAACAACAAAAAATTACTATTACGGCTTCTTCTGGTTTGTCCAAGGAAGAAGTGGAAAAAATGAAGCATGAGGCCGAAGTCCACGCTGAAGAAGATAAAAAGAAAAAAGAAAGTGTAGAATTAAATAATCAAGCGGACTCTGTCGTTTTCTCTACCGAGAAAATGCTTAAAGAATCCGGGGACAAGATGAAGGCCGAAGATAAAACCGAATTAGAAAAAGAAGTCGGTGAACTTAAAAAAGCAAAAGAGGCTAATGATGTTGAGGGAATTAAGAAGCAGTTAGAAGCAGTTAATCGGGTCGCCCAAAAAATTGGGGCGGCGATGTATGAGCAGTCCGCGACTGAAGCCAAGACTGATGACAACCAAAATCAGTCAGAGCCTAAAACTGACGGTGAAGAGCCAGTGGTGGAGGGTGAAGTTGAGGATAAGAAATAA
- a CDS encoding Hsp20/alpha crystallin family protein (Derived by automated computational analysis using gene prediction method: Protein Homology.), producing the protein MSLIKWTPLFADPFDEFDKAFGDFLPAIRSQQEGFTPAVDIYEDKDNIIVETQLAGIDPEQVQVSIENDTLSIKGESEKRSEVDDKNYYRKEIRRGSFYRSIALPAKVDSSSAKATASDGVLKITIPKAATSETKNIKIETKK; encoded by the coding sequence ATGTCATTAATAAAATGGACACCCTTATTTGCCGACCCCTTTGATGAATTTGATAAAGCGTTCGGAGATTTTTTACCGGCGATTCGCAGTCAACAAGAAGGCTTTACGCCGGCTGTCGATATCTATGAAGATAAAGACAATATTATTGTGGAAACCCAACTCGCGGGCATTGATCCGGAGCAAGTTCAGGTTTCAATTGAGAATGATACGCTTTCTATTAAAGGCGAGAGTGAGAAACGTAGTGAAGTTGATGATAAAAATTATTACCGCAAAGAGATTCGCCGCGGCTCTTTTTACCGCTCCATCGCTTTGCCGGCTAAGGTTGATAGCAGTAGTGCCAAAGCGACCGCTAGTGATGGCGTCTTGAAGATTACGATTCCCAAGGCTGCGACTAGCGAAACTAAAAATATTAAAATTGAAACTAAAAAATAA
- the grpE gene encoding nucleotide exchange factor GrpE (Derived by automated computational analysis using gene prediction method: Protein Homology. GO_function: GO:0000774 - adenyl-nucleotide exchange factor activity [Evidence IEA]; GO_function: GO:0042803 - protein homodimerization activity [Evidence IEA]; GO_function: GO:0051087 - protein-folding chaperone binding [Evidence IEA]; GO_process: GO:0006457 - protein folding [Evidence IEA]), which yields MPKTDNSQSLNSAAPRLAVSALIIREDGKILLALDKKSQQWRAPSFSVKEVVAPEEYLVRQIKTILNLNIVTPQLVAGDLIDDVYLLRFLITDFSGAAKLNSEKYSQLEWFSKEELGDNKKVCPFVVAVNTLAQNYLEQSHYKDKYHRSLADYQNLVKQTAQEKTEFIKYANSRLIEDLLPVYDHLKLSLVNLPNTETKSAWVVGVGHVLKQFKELLNTEGVSEIVTVGQAFDANTMEAIEGAGDIVVKEVIPGYQLNGRLIKAAKVIVGPTPPPADLEPELKNN from the coding sequence ATGCCTAAAACCGATAATTCTCAAAGTCTAAACTCGGCCGCTCCTCGGCTGGCGGTCAGCGCCCTAATTATTAGGGAAGATGGAAAAATTTTATTAGCTCTGGATAAAAAGAGCCAACAGTGGCGGGCGCCTTCTTTTTCTGTCAAAGAAGTGGTCGCCCCGGAGGAATATTTAGTTCGTCAAATAAAAACCATCTTGAATTTAAATATTGTCACCCCCCAACTTGTCGCTGGCGATTTAATTGACGATGTTTATTTGCTCCGTTTTTTAATCACTGATTTTTCTGGCGCAGCAAAACTTAATTCTGAAAAATATAGTCAGTTAGAATGGTTCTCTAAAGAGGAGCTTGGTGATAATAAAAAAGTTTGTCCTTTCGTGGTTGCCGTTAACACGCTGGCCCAAAACTATTTAGAGCAAAGTCACTATAAAGATAAGTACCACCGTTCTTTAGCCGATTATCAAAACTTAGTTAAGCAAACGGCTCAGGAAAAAACGGAATTTATTAAATACGCTAACAGCCGCTTAATTGAGGATTTATTGCCCGTTTATGATCATTTAAAACTGTCCTTAGTAAATTTACCGAACACCGAAACTAAGAGTGCCTGGGTAGTGGGTGTTGGGCATGTTCTCAAACAATTTAAAGAATTGCTAAATACCGAGGGCGTTTCCGAGATTGTCACCGTCGGCCAAGCCTTTGATGCCAATACCATGGAAGCGATTGAAGGCGCTGGCGATATTGTCGTTAAGGAAGTTATTCCTGGTTATCAGTTAAATGGCCGCTTAATCAAGGCCGCCAAAGTAATTGTCGGCCCAACTCCACCTCCCGCTGACTTAGAGCCAGAATTAAAAAATAATTAA
- a CDS encoding HTH domain-containing protein (Derived by automated computational analysis using gene prediction method: Protein Homology.): MLDSRKLTLLKALIKEYLKTAQPVSSGMLAKTSRIGVSSATIRNEMAELEEAGYIVQPHTSAGRIPTEKAYNLWLADLKKNPPRLKESEEAEFDRLFAKDEDAYRVFAKRVAELSNSAVFWAFSKNNVYHTGLANLFSHPEFKQLETVYDISVVIDQLEEIIAQVFERLDYKEHVLIGSKNPFGSFLSTALVKYKDQNQAGVFGLIGPLRMDYGHNLALVSYLKNKFNR; encoded by the coding sequence ATGTTGGATTCCCGTAAGCTAACTCTTTTAAAAGCGTTAATTAAAGAATACTTGAAGACGGCTCAGCCGGTTTCATCAGGCATGTTAGCTAAAACTTCACGTATTGGCGTCTCTTCGGCTACTATTCGGAACGAAATGGCAGAACTAGAAGAGGCGGGCTACATTGTTCAGCCTCATACTTCGGCCGGACGCATTCCGACCGAGAAGGCTTATAACCTCTGGTTGGCCGATCTCAAGAAGAACCCGCCCCGGCTAAAAGAAAGTGAAGAGGCCGAGTTTGATCGCCTATTTGCTAAAGATGAAGATGCTTATCGAGTTTTTGCGAAGCGGGTCGCTGAGTTATCTAACAGTGCTGTTTTTTGGGCTTTTAGCAAGAACAATGTTTATCACACCGGACTCGCTAACCTCTTTTCGCATCCGGAGTTTAAACAGTTAGAAACCGTTTATGATATTTCGGTAGTAATAGACCAGTTAGAAGAAATCATTGCTCAAGTTTTTGAGCGCCTGGACTACAAGGAACATGTTTTAATCGGTTCTAAAAACCCGTTTGGATCCTTTCTCAGCACGGCTTTGGTTAAGTATAAAGACCAAAATCAGGCCGGAGTCTTTGGACTCATAGGGCCACTGCGAATGGATTACGGCCATAACCTCGCCCTGGTTTCTTATTTAAAAAATAAATTTAATCGTTAA
- the mrdA gene encoding penicillin-binding protein 2 (Derived by automated computational analysis using gene prediction method: Protein Homology. GO_function: GO:0003824 - catalytic activity [Evidence IEA]; GO_process: GO:0009252 - peptidoglycan biosynthetic process [Evidence IEA]) encodes MRFLRHRFQNKKKGSRDGNNPFVTQEGEYSFGQLEDNYYYSDWTERSFLADSGSKEFVGQTFDFARLPIIAIALIIFFSILAGRSFWLQVVKGDYYYSLAEGNRLRTETVEARRGIIYDRNLVQLVNNAANFVLYLRPIELPRDEETRDQLIRRLAYWLDGDLETLSRGEDDIPTEQLGDLTLVKDYPSYFLIKNLLDEVVIGSLESYQPLFVKDNLDYDRALLLALKLPEAPGVFLSNKIRREYIFPLQSASSEETITSLSHILGYTGKINRAELEKWGDDYSLIDYLGKTGLEASWEKELRGVSGQKNIEVDALGRQKKIISETPAQDGASLQLSLDVALQGYAEEVLSKHLETMNLRRGAVVALNPRNGEVLALVSLPSYDNRLFATGISQGDYDKYLNDPDRPLLNRAISGGFPSGSTFKIVVAAAALQEKIINTATSFLSTGGLQVGQWFFPDWRSGGHGTTNVKKAIADSVNTFFYYIGGGYDNFTGLGIDRLGKYAQLFGLSEVSGLDLPGEAPGFFPSADWKLEAKKERWYIGDTYHVSIGQGDVVVTPLQVANYTATIANGGRFYKPHLVSALLNSNNEVTKNIEPSIIRQDFIDDNNLEIVREGMRQAVTVGSARSLQVVPVPVAAKTGTAQWSTQKEPHAWFTSFAPYEEPSIVLTVLVEEGKEGSAVGAAVAREILTWYFSEHLPPASTSD; translated from the coding sequence ATGAGGTTTTTAAGACATCGTTTTCAAAATAAGAAAAAGGGTTCGAGGGATGGTAACAACCCCTTTGTAACTCAAGAAGGCGAGTATTCTTTTGGCCAGCTGGAAGATAATTATTATTATTCCGATTGGACGGAGCGCTCTTTTTTGGCGGATAGCGGCAGCAAAGAATTTGTTGGCCAGACTTTTGATTTTGCTAGATTGCCAATTATTGCTATCGCCTTGATTATTTTTTTCTCAATCTTAGCGGGGCGCTCTTTTTGGCTTCAAGTGGTTAAAGGAGATTATTATTATTCTTTAGCGGAGGGGAATCGCTTAAGAACCGAGACCGTTGAAGCTCGGCGCGGTATTATTTATGACCGCAATCTGGTTCAGTTGGTTAATAATGCTGCGAATTTTGTTCTCTACTTGCGGCCAATTGAACTGCCTCGTGACGAGGAAACGCGCGATCAGTTGATTCGCCGCTTGGCTTATTGGCTTGATGGCGATTTAGAAACCCTTAGTCGGGGGGAGGATGATATCCCGACGGAACAGCTGGGCGACTTAACTCTAGTTAAGGACTACCCCTCATACTTTTTAATTAAAAATCTTTTAGATGAGGTTGTCATTGGTTCGCTTGAGTCTTATCAGCCCTTGTTTGTTAAGGATAATCTAGATTATGATCGGGCTTTGCTGTTAGCTCTTAAGTTGCCGGAGGCGCCCGGGGTTTTCCTCTCCAATAAAATTCGGCGTGAATATATATTTCCGCTCCAATCGGCTAGCAGTGAAGAGACAATTACTAGTTTATCTCATATTCTTGGTTATACCGGCAAAATCAATCGGGCCGAGTTAGAAAAATGGGGCGATGACTATTCCTTGATTGATTATTTAGGCAAAACCGGGCTAGAAGCTTCTTGGGAAAAAGAATTGCGCGGTGTTTCTGGTCAGAAAAATATTGAAGTTGATGCTTTGGGGCGGCAGAAAAAAATCATCAGCGAAACCCCGGCGCAAGATGGGGCGAGCTTGCAGTTATCTTTAGATGTTGCTCTGCAAGGCTATGCCGAGGAAGTTTTAAGTAAGCATTTAGAAACGATGAACTTAAGGCGGGGCGCCGTCGTGGCTTTAAATCCCAGAAATGGCGAAGTCTTGGCGCTCGTTTCCTTGCCCTCTTATGACAACCGTCTTTTTGCTACCGGTATTAGCCAGGGTGATTATGATAAATATTTAAATGATCCTGATCGCCCACTGCTTAATCGCGCCATCTCGGGCGGTTTTCCTAGCGGCTCCACTTTTAAAATCGTGGTCGCGGCCGCCGCTTTGCAAGAGAAAATTATTAATACCGCTACTAGTTTTTTATCAACAGGCGGGCTTCAGGTTGGTCAGTGGTTTTTTCCTGATTGGCGCAGCGGTGGTCATGGCACCACCAACGTCAAGAAAGCCATTGCTGATTCCGTTAATACCTTCTTTTATTATATTGGTGGCGGATACGATAACTTTACCGGCTTAGGCATTGATCGTTTAGGTAAATATGCCCAACTCTTTGGCCTCAGCGAAGTTAGTGGCCTTGATTTACCAGGCGAAGCCCCCGGCTTTTTCCCGAGCGCCGATTGGAAATTGGAGGCCAAGAAGGAGCGTTGGTATATAGGGGATACTTACCATGTTTCGATCGGGCAGGGCGATGTCGTCGTTACTCCTTTACAAGTTGCCAACTACACCGCGACGATTGCCAATGGTGGCAGGTTTTATAAACCGCATTTAGTGAGCGCCTTATTAAATTCTAATAATGAAGTTACTAAGAATATTGAGCCTAGTATTATCCGGCAAGATTTTATTGATGATAACAATTTAGAAATTGTTCGCGAAGGAATGCGGCAAGCCGTTACTGTTGGGTCGGCGCGGAGTTTGCAAGTTGTTCCGGTTCCGGTGGCGGCAAAAACTGGTACCGCGCAGTGGTCCACCCAAAAAGAACCGCATGCTTGGTTTACTAGCTTTGCTCCTTATGAAGAACCGTCAATTGTGCTTACGGTTTTAGTTGAAGAAGGCAAGGAGGGTAGTGCTGTTGGGGCTGCGGTTGCTCGCGAAATTTTGACTTGGTATTTTAGTGAACACCTTCCACCTGCCTCCACTAGTGATTAA
- a CDS encoding response regulator transcription factor (Derived by automated computational analysis using gene prediction method: Protein Homology. GO_function: GO:0003677 - DNA binding [Evidence IEA]; GO_process: GO:0000160 - phosphorelay signal transduction system [Evidence IEA]; GO_process: GO:0006355 - regulation of DNA-templated transcription [Evidence IEA]), which produces MKILLIEDDFFVAKNLTLFLKEKGHYLNWAKDGKIGLELAQKENYHLIITDYLLPGLNGQELISRLRAEGYNQPIMAISVCKEAEDKAKLLNEGADDYLVKPFLLTELEAKIGSLARRQAAAEANLCYDSELELNPAKRELRCRNQKTTLTNKEFLLLKFLMTNPGRILSYQEICEQAWEEESFCRHNLVEVYILKLRKKLKQKKPSPIETVSARGYRWREKNSEKINPFQFY; this is translated from the coding sequence ATGAAAATACTTTTAATCGAAGATGATTTTTTTGTTGCGAAAAATTTAACCTTATTTTTAAAAGAAAAAGGACATTACTTAAATTGGGCTAAAGATGGGAAAATCGGCTTAGAGTTAGCCCAAAAAGAAAACTATCATTTAATTATTACCGACTATTTGCTTCCCGGATTAAACGGCCAAGAGCTAATCAGTCGCTTGCGCGCGGAGGGTTATAATCAGCCAATTATGGCAATCTCGGTCTGCAAAGAAGCGGAAGATAAAGCTAAGCTTTTAAACGAGGGCGCTGATGATTATCTGGTCAAGCCCTTCCTTTTGACTGAATTAGAAGCGAAAATCGGCTCTTTAGCGAGGCGGCAAGCGGCGGCGGAAGCTAATCTTTGCTATGACTCCGAATTAGAATTAAACCCCGCCAAAAGAGAGCTGCGTTGCCGAAACCAAAAAACCACGCTCACTAATAAAGAGTTTTTACTGTTGAAATTTTTAATGACTAATCCAGGGCGGATATTATCCTACCAAGAAATCTGTGAACAAGCCTGGGAAGAAGAAAGTTTTTGCCGCCATAATTTAGTCGAGGTATACATTTTAAAACTACGAAAAAAATTAAAACAAAAAAAACCATCTCCAATTGAGACGGTTTCTGCCCGGGGCTATCGCTGGCGCGAAAAAAACTCAGAAAAAATTAACCCTTTTCAATTTTACTAA
- a CDS encoding zinc ABC transporter substrate-binding protein (Derived by automated computational analysis using gene prediction method: Protein Homology. GO_function: GO:0046872 - metal ion binding [Evidence IEA]) has protein sequence MAIEIGKNKTKRRLFWFLAFVFLILLILFAYLFFLKKTNSPVAEITVARDASGRLVVTTASFPVFEFARVVGGDQAVVSLVLPPSVELHSFRPTAETLAAIKQSALFFYTSDILEPWASELKTVNKVAVGAGLESSDNDPHVWLDFSLASKMVERIKDAYQELDPAFAANYETRAVAYQKELEELDQEFAAGLSDCHWRDLVIAGHDTFAYLARRYNLNYQALQGFVPDDSVNAELILTLSNQLKTSGQPYIFFEELIMPYLGSLMRRGAGVELLALNAAHNVGRFDPISGVTFLSLMHNNLQSLRMGLDCR, from the coding sequence ATGGCAATTGAAATTGGAAAAAATAAAACTAAGCGACGACTATTTTGGTTTTTAGCTTTTGTTTTTTTAATTTTATTAATTCTTTTTGCTTATTTATTTTTTTTAAAAAAAACTAATTCGCCGGTAGCAGAGATTACCGTTGCCAGAGATGCTTCCGGGCGCCTGGTCGTCACTACCGCCTCTTTCCCAGTTTTTGAATTTGCCCGTGTCGTCGGCGGTGATCAGGCGGTCGTTAGTTTGGTTCTGCCTCCCAGTGTTGAGCTTCATAGTTTTAGACCGACCGCCGAAACACTGGCAGCGATTAAGCAATCGGCTCTATTTTTCTACACCTCAGACATTTTAGAGCCCTGGGCTAGTGAATTAAAAACTGTTAATAAGGTAGCGGTCGGGGCGGGCTTGGAGTCTTCCGATAATGATCCTCATGTCTGGCTAGACTTCTCTTTGGCGTCTAAGATGGTTGAAAGAATCAAAGACGCCTATCAGGAACTTGATCCGGCCTTCGCGGCTAATTATGAGACCCGAGCGGTGGCTTACCAGAAAGAATTAGAAGAGTTAGATCAAGAATTTGCTGCTGGTTTAAGTGATTGCCACTGGCGCGACCTGGTTATTGCCGGCCATGATACTTTCGCTTACTTGGCCCGACGTTATAATTTAAATTATCAAGCGCTGCAAGGCTTTGTTCCTGATGATAGTGTCAATGCCGAACTTATTCTAACTCTCAGTAATCAATTAAAAACTAGTGGTCAGCCTTACATTTTTTTTGAGGAGTTGATTATGCCTTATTTAGGTTCGCTAATGCGACGTGGGGCGGGGGTGGAGCTACTGGCTCTAAATGCGGCTCATAATGTTGGTCGTTTTGACCCCATTTCCGGGGTGACATTTTTAAGCTTAATGCATAATAATTTACAATCCTTAAGAATGGGTCTTGATTGTCGGTAA